In Bifidobacterium actinocoloniiforme DSM 22766, a genomic segment contains:
- the scpB gene encoding SMC-Scp complex subunit ScpB: MSEQERARPQEDPEDHRAKPLNPADFPGGLDACLEAVLMAVDQPQQAQDLACALQAGAAEVESCLEGLSHRLEREGHGFQLRRSARGWRFATLPVYQPVVAAFATQGQSAHLSQAALEALAIIAYRQPITRAQVAGIRGVNSDGVIRSLLVRGLVREEGLDPESRAALLVTTGLFLELMGVDSVDELPSLAPFLPDEGTAVQEMAALRGVRPDQGSGPGVVPDHGQRQV, from the coding sequence ATGAGTGAGCAGGAGCGGGCGCGGCCCCAGGAGGACCCGGAGGATCACAGGGCAAAGCCTCTGAACCCAGCCGATTTCCCTGGTGGCCTTGACGCCTGCCTTGAGGCTGTTTTAATGGCCGTCGACCAGCCCCAGCAGGCTCAGGATCTGGCTTGCGCCCTGCAAGCCGGGGCGGCAGAGGTTGAATCCTGCCTGGAGGGGTTGAGCCACCGCTTGGAGCGGGAGGGGCATGGCTTCCAGTTGCGGCGTTCCGCCCGTGGCTGGCGCTTCGCTACTTTGCCTGTCTACCAACCGGTAGTCGCTGCCTTCGCCACCCAGGGGCAAAGCGCTCACCTGAGTCAGGCCGCGCTGGAGGCTTTGGCGATCATCGCCTACAGGCAGCCCATCACCCGAGCTCAGGTGGCGGGCATCCGAGGGGTCAATTCGGACGGGGTCATCCGTTCCTTGCTGGTGCGTGGCCTGGTAAGGGAGGAAGGGTTGGATCCTGAGAGCCGTGCCGCCCTGCTGGTGACCACGGGGCTTTTCTTAGAGCTTATGGGCGTGGATTCGGTCGACGAGCTGCCTTCCCTGGCTCCTTTCCTGCCGGATGAGGGCACGGCGGTCCAGGAGATGGCGGCCTTGCGTGGGGTTCGGCCGGACCAGGGGAGCGGCCCTGGGGTCGTTCCTGATCATGGGCAGCGGCAGGTTTGA
- the rplT gene encoding 50S ribosomal protein L20 yields MARVKRAVNAHKKRRVVLDRASGYRGQRSRLYRKAKEQLLHSYNYNYRDRKARKGDFRKLWIQRINAGCRAQGITYNRFIQGLRLAGIDLDRRALAELAVSDIDTFNAIVEEAKKALPADVNAPVAA; encoded by the coding sequence ATGGCACGTGTCAAGAGGGCAGTAAACGCGCATAAGAAGCGTAGGGTCGTACTGGATAGGGCTTCGGGCTATCGTGGACAGCGCTCCCGCCTCTACCGCAAGGCCAAGGAACAGCTCCTCCATTCCTACAACTACAACTACCGCGACCGCAAGGCCCGCAAGGGTGACTTCCGCAAGCTGTGGATTCAGCGCATCAACGCTGGTTGCCGCGCTCAGGGCATTACTTACAACCGCTTCATCCAGGGCCTGCGCCTGGCTGGCATTGACCTGGACCGTCGCGCCCTGGCCGAGCTGGCGGTCTCCGACATCGACACCTTCAACGCGATAGTGGAAGAGGCTAAGAAGGCTCTGCCCGCCGATGTGAACGCGCCCGTCGCCGCCTGA
- a CDS encoding tyrosine recombinase XerC, protein MRFDEHLTAFTAYLRQVEGESPNTIKAYRADVQEFLALIERRGLTSLDQVSVETLRSWMAHEDRTHSRSTMARKSVAIRRFFAFLADRGVMRSDPASALATPKIPERLPQVLSEDQAARMMDEAGSGIDRADQSASASQADRRRQALAVRDKAIVELLYATGMRVAELTGLDLGDVNWEARTVTVMGKGSKERVVPFGLPAAKALRAWLDQGRPSLEAASGRKADDPLAIRPLFLGARGGRIGQRQVRELVHRISVQAGLPSISPHSLRHSAATHLLDGGADLREVQEMLGHSSLRTTQRYTHVSIGQLRQRYDLAFPRA, encoded by the coding sequence ATGCGCTTCGACGAGCACCTAACCGCTTTCACGGCCTACCTGCGCCAGGTTGAGGGTGAAAGCCCCAACACGATCAAGGCCTATCGCGCCGATGTCCAGGAGTTCCTTGCGCTGATTGAACGGCGCGGTTTGACCAGCCTGGACCAGGTCAGCGTCGAGACGCTACGTTCCTGGATGGCTCATGAGGATCGGACCCACTCGCGCTCGACCATGGCCCGCAAATCCGTGGCGATTCGCCGCTTTTTCGCTTTCCTAGCGGACCGCGGCGTCATGCGGAGCGACCCGGCTTCGGCACTCGCCACCCCGAAGATTCCCGAGCGCCTGCCACAGGTCCTGAGCGAGGACCAGGCCGCCCGCATGATGGATGAGGCGGGCAGCGGGATAGACCGGGCTGACCAGTCAGCCAGCGCATCCCAGGCAGACCGTCGCAGGCAAGCGCTGGCTGTCAGGGATAAGGCCATCGTCGAACTCCTCTATGCCACTGGTATGAGAGTAGCCGAGCTGACCGGCCTGGACCTGGGCGATGTGAACTGGGAGGCCCGCACGGTCACGGTCATGGGCAAAGGCTCCAAGGAACGAGTTGTGCCTTTCGGTCTGCCCGCCGCTAAGGCCCTGCGCGCCTGGCTGGATCAGGGCAGGCCCAGCTTGGAGGCCGCGAGCGGTCGGAAGGCGGACGATCCGTTGGCGATCCGCCCCCTCTTCCTTGGGGCCCGTGGCGGTCGAATAGGCCAGCGCCAGGTGCGGGAACTGGTTCATCGTATTTCCGTCCAAGCCGGGTTACCGTCCATCTCCCCGCACTCCTTGCGGCATTCAGCGGCCACCCACTTGCTGGATGGCGGTGCGGACCTGCGCGAGGTTCAGGAGATGCTGGGCCATTCCTCTCTGCGCACCACCCAGCGTTACACGCATGTTTCCATCGGACAGCTCCGCCAACGCTACGATTTGGCCTTCCCGCGCGCTTAA
- the typA gene encoding translational GTPase TypA produces the protein MAVRGDIRNVAIVAHVDHGKTTLVNAMLQQSHVFSEREEVPDRVMDSNDLEREKGITILAKNTAVKYTGPLAAELNEPNGITINVVDTPGHADFGGEVERGISMVDGVVLLVDASEGPLPQTRFVLRKALEAKLPVILCVNKVDRPDARISEVVSESTDLLLGLAQDVSEEGVDLDLDSLLDLPVIYCAAKAGKASVNQPADGGLPDNDDLEPLFDAILKNIPAPVYEEGAPLQAHVTNIDASDYLGRLGLVRIYNGTLKKGAQYGLSRVDGSVERFKLTEILRTQGLDRVPDEEAGPGDIVAVAGVDDIMIGETIVDPDDPKPLPLIHVDDPAISMTFGTNDSPLVGTEGKDHKLTARMLKDRLDRELIGNVSIKVLPTDRPDAWEVQGRGELALAILAEQMRREGFELTVGRPQVVTQMIDGKLNEPMESDTIDVPEEYMGAVTQLMADRKGRMDSMSNHGSGWVRMQFTVPSRGLIGFRTALLSATRGTGISSSISAGYAPWAGEISTRQNGSMVADRAGKASPYAMQKLQARGNFFVSPQSPVYEGQIVGVTNKPGDLDINVTLEKHMTNMRSSTADVLETLTPPIQMSLEESLDFANDDECVEVTPEAIRVRKIILDRDAWYKWNARQRRANQKQK, from the coding sequence ATGGCGGTTCGTGGAGATATTCGTAACGTAGCAATCGTGGCTCACGTCGATCACGGTAAGACGACTCTGGTGAATGCCATGCTGCAGCAGTCGCACGTCTTCTCCGAGCGCGAGGAGGTGCCCGACCGTGTCATGGACTCCAACGATTTGGAGCGTGAGAAAGGCATCACCATCCTGGCCAAGAACACGGCCGTCAAGTACACAGGCCCGTTGGCGGCTGAGTTGAACGAGCCTAATGGCATTACGATCAACGTCGTTGACACCCCTGGACACGCCGATTTCGGCGGCGAGGTCGAGCGCGGCATCTCGATGGTTGACGGCGTCGTCCTGCTGGTCGATGCCTCCGAAGGGCCGCTGCCCCAGACCCGCTTCGTCTTGCGCAAGGCCCTGGAGGCCAAGCTGCCGGTCATCCTGTGCGTCAATAAGGTGGACCGTCCCGACGCCCGCATCTCCGAAGTGGTCTCCGAGTCCACCGACCTTCTGCTGGGCCTGGCCCAGGATGTCTCCGAGGAGGGCGTGGACCTGGATTTGGACTCCTTGCTGGACCTGCCGGTCATCTACTGCGCGGCTAAGGCCGGCAAGGCCTCGGTCAACCAGCCCGCCGACGGTGGTCTGCCTGACAACGATGACCTGGAGCCCTTGTTCGATGCCATCCTGAAGAACATTCCAGCTCCCGTGTACGAGGAAGGCGCCCCCCTGCAGGCGCACGTGACCAACATCGACGCCTCGGACTACCTGGGTCGCCTGGGCCTGGTCCGAATCTATAACGGCACCCTCAAGAAGGGAGCCCAGTACGGCCTGTCCCGTGTGGATGGCTCGGTGGAGCGCTTTAAGCTCACTGAGATCCTACGCACCCAGGGCCTGGATCGCGTGCCTGACGAGGAAGCTGGACCCGGCGACATCGTGGCTGTGGCAGGCGTGGACGACATCATGATCGGCGAGACCATCGTCGACCCCGACGACCCCAAGCCTCTGCCCCTCATTCATGTGGACGACCCCGCCATTTCAATGACTTTTGGCACCAACGATTCGCCGCTGGTCGGAACTGAGGGCAAGGACCACAAGCTGACCGCACGTATGCTCAAGGACCGCTTGGACCGCGAGCTTATCGGCAACGTCTCGATTAAGGTCCTGCCCACCGATCGACCGGATGCTTGGGAGGTGCAGGGTCGCGGCGAGCTGGCCCTGGCCATCCTGGCAGAGCAGATGCGCCGCGAGGGCTTCGAGCTGACCGTGGGCCGCCCGCAGGTGGTCACGCAGATGATTGACGGCAAGCTCAACGAACCTATGGAGTCCGACACGATTGACGTGCCCGAGGAGTACATGGGTGCGGTCACCCAGCTGATGGCGGACCGCAAGGGTCGGATGGACTCCATGTCCAATCACGGCTCGGGCTGGGTGCGTATGCAGTTCACGGTTCCTTCCCGCGGTCTGATAGGCTTCCGCACCGCTTTGCTCTCCGCCACCCGTGGCACCGGCATCTCTTCATCCATTTCAGCCGGGTACGCCCCCTGGGCCGGTGAGATCTCCACTCGTCAAAACGGCTCGATGGTGGCGGATCGTGCTGGCAAGGCCAGCCCCTACGCCATGCAGAAGCTCCAGGCACGTGGCAACTTCTTCGTCTCGCCCCAGTCCCCGGTCTACGAGGGGCAGATTGTCGGCGTGACCAACAAGCCCGGCGATTTGGACATCAACGTCACCCTGGAGAAGCATATGACCAATATGCGCTCCTCCACCGCCGACGTGTTGGAGACTCTGACCCCTCCCATTCAGATGAGCTTGGAGGAATCTTTGGATTTCGCCAACGACGACGAGTGCGTAGAAGTGACGCCCGAAGCGATTCGCGTTCGCAAAATCATCCTGGACCGTGACGCCTGGTACAAGTGGAACGCCCGCCAGCGCAGGGCCAACCAGAAGCAGAAGTAA
- a CDS encoding segregation and condensation protein A: MNDQREAAPGFSVELDVYQGPFDALLGMLANRRLELTEVSLGVITEEFLSYVRRLDLAQSMDEASSFLDVASILVEAKSAALLPDRSGQATDEQSMEALRERDLLFARLLQYKAFKEAAERFGDQMQENVAAYPHPGQVDADIAAALPALVWTTTGEQLARLAARALANAPVSEVAVAQLHVPLVDLREQARLVRDRLVQADGRPVAFATLIADAHSRLEVVGRFLAVLVLFRQQDLQYKQAGPFEPLSLRWVGGPTSEWLERMSEEDFA; this comes from the coding sequence GTGAACGACCAGCGTGAGGCGGCCCCAGGATTCTCGGTTGAGCTCGATGTCTACCAGGGTCCTTTTGACGCTCTGCTCGGCATGTTGGCCAACCGGCGGCTGGAGCTGACTGAGGTCTCCCTGGGAGTCATCACCGAGGAGTTTCTGAGCTATGTGCGGCGGCTGGACCTAGCCCAGAGCATGGATGAGGCAAGCTCCTTCCTGGATGTGGCATCGATTCTGGTGGAGGCCAAGTCAGCGGCTCTACTGCCTGACCGCAGCGGTCAGGCAACTGACGAGCAGTCGATGGAAGCCCTTCGCGAACGCGATCTCCTCTTCGCACGCCTCTTGCAATACAAGGCCTTCAAAGAGGCCGCCGAGCGCTTTGGCGATCAGATGCAGGAAAACGTCGCCGCATATCCCCACCCAGGTCAGGTGGACGCTGATATCGCGGCGGCCCTGCCAGCCTTGGTTTGGACGACGACTGGGGAGCAGCTGGCGCGTCTGGCGGCGCGCGCCTTGGCCAACGCGCCGGTCAGCGAGGTCGCTGTGGCCCAGCTCCACGTGCCCCTGGTGGACTTGCGAGAGCAGGCCCGACTGGTGCGCGACCGGCTGGTCCAGGCGGATGGAAGGCCGGTGGCGTTCGCCACGTTGATTGCGGACGCCCACAGTCGGCTGGAAGTCGTGGGCCGTTTTCTGGCCGTACTGGTGCTTTTCCGCCAGCAGGACCTGCAATACAAGCAAGCAGGGCCATTCGAGCCTCTCTCCCTACGCTGGGTCGGCGGTCCAACGAGCGAGTGGCTGGAGCGGATGAGCGAGGAGGATTTCGCATGA
- a CDS encoding NAD(P)-binding domain-containing protein produces MHPLPGMAPSPILTSAHKVGVVGLGPIGLALAQRLTGRGRFVVAWDPDVQSGQSAPSDGIRMMRSLEELASGKPDVLALAVESTLLPSILTNVAPVLAQASVLIDLNRNQTQARKRVMAVGLQDQYVGAHPIIRENAVRPLDPFNDAVWALCVDRGTDYNRFLTVADMITQGLGNPLICMDDSTHDRLTAVDSQPLTVPGQAQAEPPAAETSILELDERGWQGQLQDSARRGWQVTAFTSVHQAVLSRCPLGLAQA; encoded by the coding sequence ATGCATCCGCTTCCAGGCATGGCACCCTCGCCCATCCTTACCTCGGCCCATAAGGTCGGTGTCGTGGGCCTGGGGCCTATTGGCTTGGCTTTGGCTCAGCGCCTGACCGGCCGGGGCCGTTTCGTCGTAGCCTGGGACCCGGACGTCCAGTCCGGACAGTCCGCGCCAAGCGACGGTATTCGCATGATGAGATCTTTGGAGGAACTGGCCTCGGGTAAACCAGATGTCCTCGCCCTGGCTGTCGAGTCGACGCTTCTGCCCTCGATCCTCACAAATGTGGCCCCCGTCCTGGCTCAAGCCAGTGTCTTGATCGACCTGAACCGTAATCAGACTCAGGCGCGCAAGCGAGTCATGGCTGTCGGTTTGCAGGACCAGTATGTCGGCGCTCACCCTATAATAAGGGAGAACGCGGTGCGGCCCCTTGACCCCTTCAACGACGCGGTCTGGGCCCTATGCGTCGATCGGGGCACGGATTACAACCGTTTCCTGACCGTGGCCGACATGATCACCCAAGGCCTGGGCAATCCGTTGATCTGCATGGACGACAGCACCCACGATCGGCTTACAGCCGTTGATTCGCAACCGCTGACGGTCCCTGGCCAGGCTCAGGCCGAGCCCCCTGCCGCAGAGACCTCCATTCTGGAGTTGGACGAGCGTGGCTGGCAGGGGCAGCTCCAGGATTCGGCCCGGCGAGGTTGGCAGGTAACGGCTTTCACCAGCGTTCACCAGGCTGTGCTGTCCCGGTGCCCGCTCGGACTTGCGCAAGCTTAG
- a CDS encoding alcohol dehydrogenase: MSHSQEKTTPMALTYLAALALGAVSGLVGTLAHRSGAVGSLPYGLVIAFLILAASSWWARSWAGATGLGLHLVGASCLIWLLMGRGPGGDVLVPIGSPAFIGFFDRHAGRIWLIGSLVLQLAVLVAPRRWFMVTPVSGRR, translated from the coding sequence ATGAGTCATTCACAAGAGAAGACCACGCCCATGGCGCTTACCTATCTGGCAGCCCTGGCTTTGGGCGCCGTATCCGGTCTGGTCGGCACCTTGGCCCACCGCAGCGGGGCCGTGGGGTCGCTGCCCTACGGCCTGGTGATTGCCTTCCTGATTTTGGCGGCTTCCTCCTGGTGGGCGAGGTCCTGGGCTGGCGCGACCGGATTGGGCTTGCACTTGGTGGGCGCCTCCTGCCTGATTTGGTTGCTGATGGGTCGCGGTCCGGGCGGCGACGTCCTGGTGCCAATCGGCAGCCCCGCTTTCATTGGTTTCTTCGACCGTCATGCGGGTAGGATTTGGCTGATCGGCTCCCTGGTCCTCCAACTGGCGGTCCTCGTCGCGCCCAGGCGTTGGTTCATGGTTACGCCCGTTTCTGGCAGGCGGTAA
- a CDS encoding peptide ABC transporter substrate-binding protein, which translates to MSPRGKKMALVASACAVAMSFSACGGSSNSSSSPQAGDPNAMIRVFSAEPQSPLIPGDTNEVGGSKPGNLMFSQLVAFDPDGKAVNEVAESIKPNADNTAYTIKIKPGWTFTDGTPVTSRSFTRAWSYVANSANAMKDSSSFATIKGYKELQGAGHKGDEQLEGLKVTDDRTFTVDLNQPDSTFAIKVGYLAYAPLPESFYKDPKGFGEHPVGNGQYKFKSWEHNKSIQVVKNPDYKGQFKPRNGGVEFVVYTSGDSAYADVQAGNLDLVENVPTSASKTFTTDSSVQSYNKPGAVIEKFTIPAGLEHFRTDQEEGRLRRQAISMAIDRESICKKVINGTATPAADFTSPRIPGFTKDLKNEGNVQFNPKKAKELWAKADAISPWPADHKFSFTYNADGDHGPIYKAVANMVKTNLGIDAQDTPIPTFQELRQNAVGRKIQGAFRTGWAPSYPSPEDYLTPNFASVSAEGKGSNDGDYKNPEFDDLLDKAAEASSAKDANALYAQAQGLLLRDLPSIPLHNRNANAVASKQVKSFRISWQNIPVYWQVTK; encoded by the coding sequence ATGTCCCCTCGCGGAAAGAAAATGGCCCTTGTGGCCTCGGCTTGTGCCGTAGCCATGTCCTTTAGCGCTTGCGGAGGATCGTCCAATTCCAGCTCCTCTCCTCAGGCTGGCGATCCTAACGCGATGATTCGCGTGTTCTCGGCAGAGCCGCAGAGCCCACTGATCCCAGGCGATACCAATGAGGTGGGCGGCAGCAAGCCTGGCAACCTCATGTTCTCCCAGCTGGTGGCCTTCGACCCTGACGGGAAGGCCGTCAATGAGGTGGCCGAATCGATTAAGCCTAACGCCGACAACACCGCATACACCATCAAAATCAAGCCCGGCTGGACCTTCACCGACGGCACGCCTGTGACTTCGCGGTCTTTCACCAGGGCTTGGAGCTATGTAGCGAACTCGGCTAACGCTATGAAGGATTCCAGTTCCTTCGCCACCATCAAGGGTTACAAGGAGCTGCAGGGCGCAGGCCACAAGGGCGATGAGCAATTGGAAGGCCTTAAGGTCACAGATGACCGCACTTTCACTGTGGACCTGAACCAGCCTGACTCCACGTTCGCGATCAAGGTGGGTTACCTGGCTTACGCGCCTTTGCCTGAGTCCTTCTACAAGGATCCGAAGGGGTTCGGCGAGCATCCGGTGGGTAACGGCCAGTACAAGTTCAAGTCCTGGGAGCACAACAAGTCGATTCAGGTGGTGAAGAACCCCGACTACAAGGGTCAGTTCAAGCCGCGCAACGGGGGAGTCGAGTTCGTCGTCTACACCTCAGGGGATTCGGCCTACGCCGATGTGCAGGCCGGCAATCTGGACCTGGTGGAGAACGTTCCCACCTCCGCCAGTAAGACCTTCACCACCGATTCCTCGGTACAGTCCTACAACAAACCGGGCGCGGTCATCGAAAAGTTCACAATCCCCGCTGGCTTGGAGCACTTCAGGACGGACCAGGAGGAGGGCCGTCTGCGTCGGCAGGCCATCTCAATGGCAATCGACCGTGAATCCATTTGCAAGAAAGTGATCAACGGCACGGCCACGCCTGCAGCCGACTTTACCTCGCCCAGGATTCCCGGCTTCACCAAGGACCTGAAGAACGAGGGGAACGTCCAGTTCAACCCCAAGAAGGCCAAGGAGCTTTGGGCCAAGGCGGATGCCATTTCGCCCTGGCCGGCGGACCATAAGTTCTCCTTCACCTATAACGCGGATGGCGATCATGGCCCCATCTACAAGGCCGTGGCGAACATGGTCAAGACCAACCTCGGCATTGATGCGCAGGACACGCCGATACCAACCTTCCAAGAGCTGCGGCAGAACGCGGTGGGCCGCAAGATACAGGGGGCCTTCCGCACTGGTTGGGCTCCCTCGTACCCCTCGCCGGAGGACTACCTGACTCCCAACTTCGCTTCGGTTTCCGCCGAAGGCAAGGGCTCGAACGATGGCGACTATAAGAACCCGGAGTTCGACGACCTGCTCGACAAGGCGGCAGAAGCGAGTTCCGCCAAGGATGCCAATGCTTTGTACGCCCAGGCTCAAGGCCTGCTCCTGCGGGACTTGCCCAGCATCCCCTTGCATAATCGCAACGCTAATGCTGTGGCCTCCAAGCAGGTCAAGTCCTTCCGGATAAGCTGGCAGAACATACCTGTCTACTGGCAAGTCACCAAGTAG
- the xerD gene encoding site-specific tyrosine recombinase XerD, which translates to MNGNPTELSGLTEQFMVHTGVERGLAPATVQAYRGDLALYTAWLRGRGKGDVRRVERSDVQDFLASLDGESSASKARRLAAVHEFHRFALGQGLVDVDVSQGVKAPGGASRLPDVLSIDEVSRLLAAAAVPGDEDPVSLRDRALLEFMYATGCRVSEAVGADLGDLDLAQSLVRLTGKGSKQRLVPVGSYARRALEAYLSVGRPGLGRKASKAPEMSAVFLNKRGRRLSRQSVWQVVRQAADRAGIDRPVHPHTLRHSFATHLIEGGADVRTVQELLGHASVTTTQIYTHVSPQRLIEAYQTAHPRAR; encoded by the coding sequence ATGAACGGGAACCCCACAGAGCTTAGCGGATTGACCGAGCAGTTCATGGTCCATACCGGCGTCGAACGCGGCCTGGCTCCGGCCACCGTCCAGGCCTACCGCGGCGATTTAGCCCTTTACACGGCGTGGTTGCGCGGGCGTGGCAAGGGTGATGTGCGGCGGGTGGAGCGCAGTGATGTGCAGGATTTCCTGGCTTCGCTCGACGGTGAATCCTCTGCCAGCAAAGCCCGCAGGCTAGCCGCCGTCCACGAGTTCCACCGCTTCGCCCTGGGCCAGGGGCTTGTGGACGTGGATGTCTCCCAGGGCGTCAAGGCTCCCGGGGGGGCCTCGCGTCTGCCCGATGTGCTCTCAATCGACGAAGTCTCCCGCCTCCTGGCCGCCGCTGCGGTCCCCGGGGACGAGGATCCGGTGTCGTTACGCGACCGGGCCCTGCTGGAGTTCATGTACGCCACTGGTTGCCGGGTCAGTGAGGCCGTGGGGGCCGACCTGGGGGACTTGGACCTGGCGCAAAGCTTGGTCCGGCTGACGGGCAAGGGGTCCAAGCAACGGCTGGTGCCGGTCGGGTCCTACGCCCGCCGGGCCCTGGAGGCCTACCTGTCCGTGGGCCGGCCCGGCTTGGGTCGCAAGGCGAGCAAGGCACCGGAGATGAGCGCCGTCTTCCTCAACAAACGGGGCCGCCGACTGTCACGCCAGTCGGTCTGGCAGGTGGTCCGGCAGGCCGCCGACCGAGCCGGCATCGACCGACCCGTCCATCCTCATACCCTGCGTCACTCGTTCGCCACCCACCTGATTGAGGGGGGCGCGGATGTGCGCACGGTCCAGGAGCTGCTGGGACACGCTTCGGTCACGACGACCCAGATATACACCCATGTGAGCCCCCAGCGCCTTATCGAGGCCTACCAGACCGCCCATCCGAGGGCGCGTTGA
- the rpmI gene encoding 50S ribosomal protein L35, protein MPKMKSNSAASKRVRVTGTGKLMQAGSSMRHNLEHKSARKRRALSRDAVLAKSQAKNMRKMLNK, encoded by the coding sequence ATGCCGAAGATGAAAAGTAATTCCGCCGCATCAAAGCGGGTCCGCGTCACTGGCACGGGCAAGCTCATGCAGGCTGGGAGCAGCATGCGCCACAATCTTGAGCACAAGTCGGCCCGCAAGCGCCGCGCCCTCTCGCGCGATGCCGTGCTTGCCAAGAGCCAGGCCAAGAACATGAGGAAGATGCTGAACAAGTAA
- a CDS encoding ParA family protein, producing the protein MPTDLLGREYETFAAPRPLSQHGPARVIAMCNQKGGVGKTTSSINIGGALSTYGRRVLIVDFDPQGAATVGLGINANSVENTIYTALFDPSLDVHEVVMHSRFDNLDIIPANIDLSAAEVQLVTEVGREQVLASTLKPLIDEYDVIIVDCQPSLGLLTVNALTAADGVIIPVAAEFFALRGVALLMQSIEKVRTRINPDLQVYGVLVTMYTRTLHSDEVLQRIYEAFKDKVFHSVITRSIKLPDATVSGAPITMYAPQHKTAKEYREVARELVARGIVA; encoded by the coding sequence ATGCCTACGGATTTATTAGGACGCGAATACGAGACGTTCGCAGCCCCCCGGCCGCTCAGCCAGCATGGCCCGGCACGGGTCATAGCCATGTGCAATCAAAAGGGCGGGGTCGGCAAGACGACTAGTTCGATCAACATAGGCGGAGCCTTGAGCACTTACGGGCGCCGGGTGCTGATTGTGGACTTCGACCCACAAGGGGCCGCGACTGTGGGCCTCGGCATCAACGCCAATAGCGTGGAGAACACTATATACACGGCTCTGTTCGATCCGAGCCTGGACGTGCACGAAGTGGTCATGCACAGCCGCTTCGACAACCTGGACATCATTCCCGCCAACATCGACCTGTCGGCCGCCGAGGTGCAGTTGGTCACCGAGGTGGGGCGCGAGCAGGTCCTGGCTTCGACCCTGAAGCCACTGATCGACGAGTACGACGTGATCATCGTGGACTGCCAGCCTTCGCTAGGCTTGCTGACCGTCAACGCCCTCACCGCTGCCGACGGGGTCATCATTCCTGTGGCCGCGGAGTTCTTTGCTTTGCGCGGGGTCGCCTTGCTCATGCAGTCGATTGAGAAGGTGCGCACCCGCATCAATCCTGACCTTCAGGTCTACGGGGTCCTGGTCACCATGTACACCCGCACTCTGCACTCGGATGAGGTCCTTCAACGAATTTATGAGGCTTTCAAAGACAAGGTGTTCCATTCGGTGATCACCAGGTCGATCAAGCTGCCGGACGCCACCGTCTCAGGCGCGCCAATCACCATGTACGCCCCCCAGCACAAGACGGCCAAGGAGTACCGGGAGGTGGCCCGGGAACTGGTCGCGCGCGGCATCGTGGCGTGA
- a CDS encoding DUF6725 family protein, with protein MRLPDQIPTGARLVVRVAEAPDQPNGRMAFRDYIGHVRSWNGRTLAVTRDATANGRRPEQEVSIDASTIVALKPIPERRKGAMAPGSAEDPA; from the coding sequence ATGAGACTACCAGATCAGATACCCACCGGGGCCAGGCTCGTGGTCCGCGTCGCCGAAGCCCCCGACCAGCCGAACGGGCGCATGGCCTTCAGGGACTACATAGGTCACGTACGTTCCTGGAATGGGCGAACCCTCGCCGTGACGAGGGATGCGACCGCGAACGGCAGACGGCCAGAGCAAGAGGTCTCGATCGACGCGAGCACCATCGTTGCCCTTAAGCCCATACCCGAGCGCCGGAAGGGCGCGATGGCCCCAGGAAGCGCCGAAGACCCTGCCTAA